A window from Mus caroli chromosome 2, CAROLI_EIJ_v1.1, whole genome shotgun sequence encodes these proteins:
- the Phgr1 gene encoding proline, histidine and glycine-rich protein 1, with protein sequence MHPGGKGHCQGHPHCGPPPGHGPGHCHEGHHPPGPGGPQPGHGPGHCPGGHHPPGHGGPSHGHGPGHCPGGHHPPGHGGPSHGHGPGHCGSHPGPHH encoded by the coding sequence GGGCATTGCCAAGGTCATCCTCACTGTGGGCCACCCCCTGGCCACGGTCCAGGACACTGTCATGAGGGACATCACCCTCCAGGACCTGGTGGTCCACAACCTGGCCATGGCCCAGGACACTGTCCTGGAGGACATCACCCTCCAGGACATGGTGGCCCATCCCATGGCCATGGCCCAGGGCACTGTCCTGGAGGACATCACCCTCCAGGACATGGTGGCCCATCCCATGGCCATGGCCCAGGGCACTGTGGCTCTCACCCTGGTCCACATCACTGA
- the Disp2 gene encoding protein dispatched homolog 2 codes for MAPEASPERSCSLHTCPLEDPTGAPVPPPTVSTLQAIDPTSPLTAGHFAFPRAPQDYQEGSSLLGLGDQASLCAHVSNLSTSIDTSQHDGVWKQPSVQRHVVSVRQERTFRMPKSYSHMIADWPVAVIVGCLAFIFLCTLAGLLGSPPLDFSEPLLGFEPRDTEIGRRLEVWKAMQALTGPKNLLSLSPDPEMNSSSLLSTLSPAAWGRAEESVVRTKRMVGPVEVKEEENFFCGRPEKSHAKLVFVSTSGGSLWNLQAIHSMCRIEQEQIRSHISFGALCQRSAANECCPSWSLGNYLAVLSNRSSCQDTTQADTDRTLALLRFCATYYHRGVLVPACVGSSQDKPPFCAQVPAKCTGSNVVYEFLHYLLDRDFLSPQTADYQVPSLKFALLFLPIIKTSSLLDIYLDGLGDPIKVSDNYTSISGMDLGLKPRLLKYYLAEDTMYPLIALVVIFFGMSLYLRSLFITFMSLLGVLGSLMVAYFLYHVAFRMAYFPFVNLASLLLLSGVCVNYTLIFLDMWRLSRGQVPSGGMPHRVGRTMHHFGYLLLVSGLTTSAAFYGSYLSRLPAVRCFALFMGTAVLVHMGLTLLWLPATVVLHERYLAHGCVAQAHGQRGGSDPLRLLLALHRRIRIFRKIISILSRLLFQRLLPCGVIKFRYIWICWFAALAAGGAYIGGVSPRLQLPILLPLGGQFFRSSHPFERFDAEYRQQFLFEDLPPNEGGNLPVVLVWGILPVDTSDPLDPRTNSSVVSDPDFSPSSPEAQEWLLALCHGAQNQSFFGDQPEGWPTLCLVEALQQWMESPSCGRLGPDLCCGQSEFPWAPQLYLHCLKMMALEQSPDGTRDLGLRFDTHGNLAALVLKFQTNLPYSTEYGPVHHFYTEISRWLSTEMSKAPPGLNQGWFTSNLELYSLQHSLSTEPAVVLGLALALAFATLLLSTWNVPLSLFSVAAVAGTVLLTVGLLVLLEWQLNTAEALFLSASVGLSVDLTINYCISYHLCPHPDRLSRVAFSLRQISRATAMTTGVLFASGVIMLPSTILLYRKLGIIVMMVKFLGCGFASFFFQSLCCFFGPEKNCGQILWPCAHLPWDAGTEDPDEKGRGGPPGFSEHYELQPLARRRSPSFDTSTATSKLSHRPSILSEDLQIHDGSCCLQHAQAPVSPRDLLLDHQTVFSQCPALQTSSPYKQAGPTPQTWIRQDSQGQKTEPLQALPEGPAHSPKPKVEELPNGLCSSASTLEGLSVSDDTCASEHSVRVPDSVGTSPEVMNDTGHPILERGQLNGKRDTLWLALKETIYDPNMTNSHHSSLSWKGRGGPGDISPVMLPNSQPDLPDVWLRRPSTYTSGYSS; via the exons ATGGCTCCCGAGGCAAGCCCAGAGAGAAGCTGCTCCCTCCACACCTGTCCCCTTGAAGACCCAACCGGTGCTCCGGTACCACCACCAACCGTGTCCACGCTCCAGGCTATAGACCCGACGAGTCCGTTAACGGCTGGCCATTTTGCCTTTCCTCGAGCGCCTCAAGACTATCAAGAAGGAAGTTCACTATTAGGGCTAGGAGACCAAGCATCTCTATGTGCCCATGTCTCCAACCTCAGCACCTCCATAGACACCTCTCAGCATGATGGGGTCTGGAAGCAACCTTCTGTGCAGCGCCACGTGGTCAGTGTCAG GCAGGAACGCACTTTCCGGATGCCGAAGAG CTATTCCCATATGATTGCTGATTGGCCAGTGGCTGTGATCGTGGGGTGTCTGGCCTTCATCTTCCTCTGTACCCTAGCTGGGCTGTTGGGAAGCCCACCACTTGACTTTTCTGAGCCTTTACTG GGTTTTGAGCCTCGAGACACAGAGATAGGCCGAAGGCTAGAAGTTTGGAAAGCCATGCAGGCCCTCACTGGGCCCAAGaatctgctttctctttccccagACCCTGAGATGAACAG CTCAAGCCTCCTCAGCACCCTGAGCCCTGCAGCCTGGGGCAGGGCCGAGGAAAGTGTGGTCCGGACCAAGAGGATGGTGGGGCCTGTGGAAGTCAAAGAAGAAGAGAACTTCTTTTGTGGCCGCCCTG AGAAGAGCCATGCAAAGCTGGTGTTTGTGTCCACCTCTGGGGGAAGCCTGTGGAACCTGCAAGCCATCCATTCCATGTGTCGCATAGAACAGGAGCAG ATCCGCTCTCACATCAGCTTTGGGGCTCTGTGCCAGCGATCAGCAGCCAATGAGTGCTGCCCCAGCTGGTCCCTGGGCAACTATCTGGCCGTGCTGTCTAACCGCTCCTCCTGCCAAGACACTACCCAAGCTGATACAGACCGCACACTGGCCCTGCTACGGTTCTGTGCCACCTACTACCATCGTGGTGTCCTGGTGCCTGCTTGTGTGGGGTCTAGCCAGGACAAACCCCCGTTTTGTGCCCAAGTTCCCGCCAAGTGTACCGGAAGCAACGTTGTCTATGAATTCCTGCACTACCTGCTAGACAGAGACTTTCTAAGTCCCCAGACTGCGGATTACCAGGTGCCCTCCCTCAAGTTCGCCCTGCTCTTCCTGCCCATTATAAAGACCTCCTCTCTTCTAGACATCTACCTGGACGGCCTAGGTGACCCAATTAAAGTCTCTGACAACTACACATCTATCAGTGGCATGGACTTGGGCCTCAAGCCCAGACTGCTGAAGTATTACCTAGCCGAAGACACCATGTACCCCTTGATAGCCCTGGTTGTCATCTTCTTTGGCATGTCCCTCTACCTGCGCTCACTCTTCATCACGTTCATGTCACTTCTAGGGGTGCTGGGCTCCCTAATGGTGGCCTACTTTCTTTACCATGTGGCATTCCGCATGGCCTACTTCCCCTTTGTCAATCTAGCGTCTCTCCTTCTGCTTAGTGGCGTCTGTGTCAATTACACGCTCATCTTCTTGGATATGTGGCGCCTCAGCAGGGGCCAGGTGCCTTCCGGGGGCATGCCACACCGTGTGGGCCGTACCATGCACCACTTTGGCTACCTGCTCCTGGTCTCAGGCCTCACCACCAGCGCAGCCTTCTACGGCAGCTACCTGAGCCGCCTGCCCGCAGTGCGTTGCTTTGCTCTTTTCATGGGCACTGCTGTACTAGTGCACATGGGGCTCACACTGCTCTGGCTTCCCGCCACCGTGGTGCTCCATGAGCGCTACTTGGCTCACGGCTGTGTGGCCCAAGCGCACGGCCAGAGGGGTGGCAGCGACCCCCTGAGGCTGTTGCTGGCGTTGCACAGACGGATCCGTATTTTTCGCAAGATTATTTCCATCCTCTCGCGCCTGCTTTTCCAGCGCCTGCTGCCCTGTGGTGTCATTAAGTTTCGGTACATCTGGATCTGCTGGTTCGCGGCGTTGGCGGCAGGGGGCGCCTACATCGGCGGCGTCAGCCCTCGCCTGCAACTGCCCATTCTATTGCCACTTGGAGGGCAGTTCTTCCGTTCTAGCCATCCCTTTGAACGCTTTGACGCAGAGTACCGCCAGCAGTTCCTGTTCGAGGATCTGCCTCCAAACGAGGGCGGCAATTTGCCAGTGGTTCTGGTGTGGGGAATCCTGCCAGTGGACACTAGTGATCCCCTGGACCCTCGCACCAACAGCTCAGTGGTAAGTGATCCTGACTTCTCGCCTAGCAGCCCCGAGGCCCAGGAGTGGCTCCTGGCTCTCTGCCATGGAGCCCAGAATCAGAGCTTCTTTGGAGATCAGCCAGAGGGCTGGCCTACGCTGTGTTTAGTGGAAGCCCTACAGCAGTGGATGGAGAGTCCCAGCTGTGGCCGCCTGGGTCCTGATCTATGCTGCGGACAATCAGAATTCCCTTGGGCCCCCCAGCTTTACCTGCACTGTCTCAAGATGATGGCTCTGGAGCAAAGTCCTGATGGCACACGTGACCTGGGACTCCGCTTCGATACTCATGGCAACCTGGCAGCTCTAGTTCTAAAGTTCCAGACCAACTTACCCTACAGTACAGAGTACGGCCCGGTCCACCACTTCTACACTGAAATCAGCCGCTGGTTGTCAACGGAGATGAGCAAGGCACCTCCTGGCCTCAACCAGGGTTGGTTCACCAGCAACTTGGAGCTGTACAGCTTGCAGCATAGTCTAAGCACAGAGCCAGCTGTTGTGCTTGGTCTGGCCCTGGCACTAGCCTTTGCCACACTGCTGCTGAGCACCTGGAATGTCCCCCTCAGCCTGTTCTCTGTGGCAGCTGTGGCTGGCACCGTACTGCTCACGGTGGGCTTGCTGGTTCTTCTTGAGTGGCAACTCAACACTGCCgaagctctctttctctctgcctctgtgggccTCTCTGTAGACTTAACCATTAACTACTGCATCTCCTATCACTTGTGCCCACACCCGGACCGCCTGAGCCGTGTGGCCTTCTCTTTACGTCAGATCAGCCGGGCCACAGCGATGACGACTGGAGTGTTGTTTGCCTCTGGTGTGATCATGCTGCCTTCCACTATACTGCTCTATCGGAAGCTGGGCATCATCGTCATGATGGTCAAGTTCCTTGGCTGTGGCTTTGCCAGCTTCTTCTTCCAGTCCCTGTGCTGTTTCTTCGGGCCAGAGAAGAACTGTGGCCAGATCCTCTGGCCCTGCGCCCATCTGCCGTGGGATGCCGGGACTGAGGATCCTGACGAGAAGGGGCGAGGGGGGCCACCAGGATTCTCCGAACACTATGAGTTGCAGCCCCTGGCACGGCGCCGGAGTCCCAGCTTCGACACCAGCACAGCCACCAGCAAGCTTTCCCATCGGCCTTCCATACTCTCTGAAGACCTGCAGATACATGATGGCAGCTGCTGCCTCCAGCATGCCCAAGCCCCTGTCTCCCCAAGGGATCTGCTCCTGGACCACCAGACAGTCTTCAGCCAGTGTCCAGCCCTGCAGACCTCCTCTCCATATAAGCAGGCTGGCCCCACCCCCCAAACCTGGATCAGGCAAGATTCCCAGGGACAGAAAACTGAGCCCCTGCAGGCACTGCCAGAAGGCCCTGCCCACTCCCCTAAGCCCAAAGTGGAAGAGCTCCCCAATGGCCTGTGCTCCTCAGCCAGCACCCTGGAGGGACTCAGCGTCTCAGATGACACCTGTGCCTCTGAGCATAGTGTCCGTGTGCCAGATTCTGTGGGTACCTCCCCAGAAGTCATGAATGACACTGGACACCCCATACTTGAGCGGGGCCAGCTGAATGGGAAGCGCGACACCCTCTGGCTGGCACTGAAGGAGACCATCTATGACCCAAACATGACCAATTCTCACCACAGCAGCTTATCCTGGAAGGGCCGTGGAGGGCCAGGCGATATCAGCCCTGTGATGCTTCCCAACAGTCAGCCAGATCTCCCAGATGTTTGGCTCCGTAGGCCCAGCACCTACACCTCTGGCTACAGCAGCTGA